GGTAGGCCCGTTATGGTATAATAATCACCATCTATCCTTTCAATCAGACAACCCCCTATACCCTGAAGACCGTAACCTCCTGCCTTATCCCTGAAATAACATCCCGCTTAAGCGCAAAGACTAATTGTAACAATCGCAATGCGATATTGCGACCCAGGCAGCGAGCTGACGTTACTTCGACGTCCAAATCATATCTTTGACAACATTTTGAAGAACAGCGTCAATAAATCTTACATTTGGGGAACAGAAAAAACTAGAGTTATGAGCCGTACGCTTCACGATTACGTCTACATGAGTTATTACGTTATTACGATTACGTTACATTTACacgaatctttttcatgtagacaatacaagcgattagtaaattattataaatggctaatacaatacagaaaaaagtaatgaaattgtGAGATTGTTATCTAAATTTGATTTTAGTATTAATCaacgaaaatatttataatgtggaaaattaaaaagagaatataatttctattttccGTGTAATCTCCAAATCTGAATCTTTCATGATTCATTAttgtttatacaaataatacatgaaaaataattcataGTTTATATTGTATACGCATAATGTagattgtttatattttgtgtGTAAACACCCAATCTTGAAGAaactattttttacaattgtacgAAAAGTAATTAAAGATATGTAAGTGTACGGTATCactttaaaaatctatttccaaagagaaaattaatgttGAAACTTTTGATTTATGTTGTCTCCCAATGAAATGAACATTTTCATACACATAATTGGGAACATTTTCATATATACAATCATTTAATTAGAACATGCTGTAAATGTAAAACAAACTCTTccaatgatataattataaaataacatgttGTATCCTAAGAagaatatttagttttattattgaaaaatatgtttataaatagaAGCAGACTTGTAACATTGAATTCCAGTATGCTAAAGCGATTCATTAATTGAGCATATTTTGTACAGAGCATAATGTAAGAAAAACAGTCACTGTTACAGGTGTCTTTTTGTGTGAGTGACAATTCTGTAGACCTGGTATTGAGAAAAGGAACCTAAAGTAGTCGTTGAATGAAATTGTGTATCTATATCCCTTGATTCTGAAGCCTCTAATGTCTATTTTGACGACTTGTGTTTTTCCAACCGATTCGAACAATGTCAACCTACTTTCTGGgactgcaatattgcaatgcGATATTGCAATGCATGACAGTTACACTCACATAGGATCACCAGTTTTAATATACTCTCTTATTTGTCTCTCCGATATGTCTCCGAACTTTACTTTGGCAGACTCATAAAATTGGACCTCGCTCTTTGGTGTTTTTAGGCACACACCAGTATAAACAGTGTGTTGCTTATTCGCCAAGCTAGGAAATAGAGTTGGGTACTGTGTGTTACGTTTAAATGAATCTCTGGAGGTGTTACCTGGACAACATCTGAAAAGCTTCCATTTCATTTTGAGGCTTCCCATAGATGATGTCACCCATGGTCACCATGGTGTCCGCTCCTATTATCAGAGTCGGTGGCTTCGGGTCCGCTTTTAAACGCTCGTATACCTCGAGCACCTTGTACCTGGCTATGTCCTGAACGTATTCCCCGTGTCCCTCATACTTGGCTCTGTCGAGGTTCTCGTCGTAGGTAGACGGCACCACTACTGCGTTTATGCGCTGAGACGATTATCCACATTAATATGATTCAACTCCAGCGATCATCACGCAACTGTCCACCGTTTTTACGTTTACAGAAcgtttgaaaaacaaaaattatattcttcgtACGATTGTTTaccaaatgttttattatatcgtGTCGCCTCGGGGAACCGCTGGCCAAGATCACCCTTCCACTCGCCAGAGCTTGGATCGTCGACTCCAGCATCCTGTGCAACGCAAAGATTCGCTGCGATTATCGTTAATGACACCTGCTGCACGGCACAAAACTCGCGTAACACCGTCCAGCTAAGCCACACCGATCGCCTCACACGTGGTGGGAAAAACGCGCGGAACGTAAACAGATTAATGGCGCAGCCAAAGTGCGCCCGTCGGTAAACGCGAGATGTTGCGAGCGGCTTTACATCGCGATAACACTGCAGAGGACGCTGcaggcaaagaaaaaaaaaaagcgcgCTCGCTCTCTATCAAATGTGATGCCTTTTTTTACTTCACTAACGCTGAGCATAGAATTCTTTTCGGCCGAAACtacgatattaattttaataaatctagaTTTGTCGGTTTGAAGTTGTGAAAGTACAagtaacatattatatattcagTGTAGAAttctgaatataaaattatttacaagggCATTTAAGTAATTAAGTATCGGGAATTGAGAGTATTACAGATTAATTATATAGGATCTTTTTAAACattcattatttcaaaactgATGTTATTGTGTAGCTAATTGATATTGTGCATGCTAttgtgcaattaaaattaatgtcatacatttattaattatattgtttaacgtttaatttaattttatgttatgtaatatcaaaatactaATTATACTTACAATGTAGCCATATTAATTATAcacaaaattgattaaaaaatatcttttatattgaattatttcgtaatatttcaataaaaattttaatgccaattttttaataattctatgtaaaaaaagaaagaaataataaaaaaatttaaaaatttgtaaataatatctataaacGTCTACATAAATAGAGCAAtccaaaattcattaaaatatctttcagATTGACAGAATTATTTCACAGTgcttcaataaaaatttcaatgcttcttttttaataatcttaagtaaaataaaaaagaaaaaatgatattaaaaaaattataaatttataaataatatctataaacGTCTACATAAATAgagtaatataaaattcattaaaatatcttttataatagaTTGAAGGAATTATTTCAcagtatttcaataaaaattttattgctactttttcaataatcttaactaaagaagaaaatattaatattagaaaattttaaaatctaaataatatctataaacGTCTACATAAATAGAGCAATGTAACATCAATTAGCAACTGTTATTTACTACATTGTTACTCACTGACTCCGTCTTTTGTCCTTTATTAAACTCAAAAAATCGCTTCGTTCGGTTAATGCTCCAAAAACTGCGTGAAAAAACGTCGATTTTTGCCAATCGTACGTGTAAACACACACTTATTCACATTTATGTTATACAATTAACAGATAATgctttaatgtaaatatgtaaaaacgttataaagaataaatatttaaatatcaatgtTGACAGAATATATAGAtagaacatataaataaatgtatacagatatacatacataattataaatatcataaataaataatatcataaatgtatgtatgagtatgcatacatacacatagtacgtaaaatatattgtgtatatttatacttaatttaaagAGATCGCAGAGA
The DNA window shown above is from Solenopsis invicta isolate M01_SB chromosome 10, UNIL_Sinv_3.0, whole genome shotgun sequence and carries:
- the LOC105193178 gene encoding dTTP/UTP pyrophosphatase, which codes for MLESTIQALASGRVILASGSPRRHDIIKHLRINAVVVPSTYDENLDRAKYEGHGEYVQDIARYKVLEVYERLKADPKPPTLIIGADTMVTMGDIIYGKPQNEMEAFQMLSSLANKQHTVYTGVCLKTPKSEVQFYESAKVKFGDISERQIREYIKTGDPMDKAGGYGLQGIGGCLIERIDGDYYTITGLPLYSLAKQLNRMFSNV